From Lysinibacillus sp. SGAir0095, the proteins below share one genomic window:
- a CDS encoding FtsX-like permease family protein — protein MTLSRLVFRSMRKNLKQYYLYFFALIFSVTLCFSFTTLQYNPSVTEALERSGTANAGFSAASYILYVIITLFVLYASQLFMKRRSKEIGLYQLIGMTKGLVVRLIALENIVLFVLAVCIGMIFGFLSSRLFAMILIKMLEIDMVINLSFSQEAFKQSVTIFAILLVVIILQLVWMVRRVSLLSLFSASKRADERVKRFSIFQSVMGLIGLLLIAFGYYFSTILFDVKSGILNNLFLNMIIILAATMLGTFLFFRYSVSLVMNGIRAKKKGHLKVTDVLAVTPIMHRMKGNSKSLTLITLLTGLAVGIMSLSYISYYSSGTNARQSSPYDYILLNNKGTEFIEQLESKGIEFEQDTYSISSVMLNIRDLVSDHLEEITLFEGESETTVVSLSQLHQVEPDVQLAEGEALLTSYVNVLAEILPLKAGKEITVKAGETEVPLYIKEIREDFMLSEQVTFGSPILVVTDEVFEEIKLKSLQETKYTSQIGINLIDEQDKDQAEEIYKDLEDERTIVIAEENNYSFALQSYEEIRKRNITSLGLTIFVTAFLGLAFLLTTGSILYFKQMAEAEDERESYKTLRKIGFSTNDLLKGIYAKQLFNFGVPLAIGLLHSYFAVKSGWWLFGTELVAPLVIIMTLYIIMYAVFAILSIQYYKKVVRESL, from the coding sequence ATGACGCTTAGTCGATTAGTTTTCCGAAGTATGCGAAAGAACCTCAAGCAGTATTATTTATACTTCTTTGCTCTTATTTTTAGTGTGACGCTGTGCTTTTCCTTTACCACATTACAATATAATCCGAGTGTAACTGAGGCACTAGAACGAAGTGGAACAGCAAATGCAGGTTTCAGTGCTGCAAGCTATATTTTATATGTAATTATTACGTTGTTTGTTCTTTACGCAAGCCAACTTTTCATGAAAAGAAGAAGTAAAGAGATTGGTCTATATCAACTAATCGGAATGACAAAGGGATTAGTTGTTCGTTTAATTGCATTAGAAAATATTGTTCTATTTGTATTAGCAGTTTGTATAGGAATGATTTTTGGCTTTTTAAGTTCCCGATTATTTGCCATGATTCTAATTAAAATGTTGGAGATTGATATGGTGATCAATCTATCCTTTTCCCAGGAAGCATTCAAACAATCGGTTACAATCTTCGCGATTCTATTAGTAGTAATTATCTTGCAGCTAGTCTGGATGGTACGACGAGTTTCATTATTATCTTTGTTTAGTGCTTCAAAAAGAGCTGATGAGCGAGTGAAACGATTTAGTATCTTCCAATCAGTGATGGGGTTAATAGGGTTGCTTTTAATTGCCTTTGGATATTATTTTTCAACAATTTTATTTGATGTTAAATCAGGAATCTTAAATAATTTGTTTTTAAACATGATTATCATATTAGCTGCCACTATGTTAGGTACATTCCTTTTCTTCCGTTATTCTGTTTCGCTTGTAATGAATGGGATACGTGCAAAAAAGAAAGGTCATTTGAAAGTAACGGATGTATTAGCAGTAACGCCTATTATGCATCGAATGAAAGGAAATTCGAAATCACTTACACTCATCACACTATTAACGGGATTAGCAGTGGGAATAATGAGTTTATCTTATATTTCATACTATTCCTCAGGAACAAATGCCAGACAGTCATCACCATATGACTATATTCTATTAAACAACAAAGGTACCGAGTTTATAGAGCAATTAGAGAGTAAAGGAATCGAATTCGAACAAGACACATATAGCATTTCGAGTGTAATGCTTAATATTAGGGATTTGGTATCGGATCATTTAGAAGAAATTACTTTATTTGAAGGAGAATCGGAAACTACCGTTGTTTCTTTAAGTCAATTACACCAAGTAGAACCGGATGTACAGCTCGCGGAAGGGGAAGCTTTATTAACCAGCTATGTTAATGTCTTGGCCGAGATATTGCCCCTAAAAGCCGGAAAAGAAATTACAGTTAAAGCAGGCGAGACCGAGGTACCGTTATATATCAAAGAAATACGAGAAGATTTTATGCTATCAGAACAAGTAACATTCGGAAGTCCAATATTAGTAGTAACGGATGAAGTATTTGAAGAGATAAAGTTAAAAAGTCTACAAGAAACTAAATACACTTCTCAAATAGGTATAAATCTTATCGATGAGCAAGATAAGGACCAAGCTGAAGAGATTTATAAAGATCTAGAAGATGAAAGAACTATAGTGATTGCAGAAGAAAATAATTATAGCTTTGCCTTGCAATCCTATGAAGAAATAAGAAAAAGAAATATTACATCCTTAGGATTAACCATCTTTGTTACGGCCTTTTTAGGACTTGCCTTTTTACTAACTACAGGCAGTATCCTGTACTTTAAACAAATGGCAGAAGCAGAGGATGAAAGAGAATCTTACAAAACTCTTCGTAAGATCGGATTTTCGACAAATGATCTATTAAAGGGAATTTACGCAAAACAATTATTTAATTTTGGGGTACCATTAGCTATTGGTTTATTACACAGTTACTTTGCAGTAAAATCTGGCTGGTGGCTATTTGGTACAGAGCTGGTTGCACCGTTAGTTATTATAATGACTCTTTATATAATCATGTATGCAGTATTTGCGATCCTTTCAATACAATACTATAAGAAGGTAGTAAGAGAATCATTATAA
- the rplV gene encoding 50S ribosomal protein L22, whose product MTQAKAIARTVRIAPRKVRLVVDLIRGKQIGEAVAILRHTPKAASPVVEKVLKSAVANAEHNYDLDVNNLVVSEVFVDEGPTLKRFRPRAQGRASAINKRTSHITLVVSEKKEG is encoded by the coding sequence ATGACACAAGCTAAAGCTATCGCTCGCACAGTGCGTATCGCTCCTCGTAAAGTTCGTCTAGTAGTAGACTTAATCCGAGGTAAGCAAATTGGTGAAGCAGTTGCAATTTTACGTCATACTCCAAAAGCGGCGTCTCCAGTCGTTGAGAAAGTATTAAAATCTGCAGTTGCAAACGCTGAGCATAACTATGATTTAGATGTAAACAACCTAGTTGTTTCAGAAGTTTTTGTTGACGAAGGTCCAACATTAAAACGTTTCCGTCCACGTGCACAAGGACGTGCAAGCGCAATTAACAAACGCACAAGCCACATCACTCTAGTGGTATCTGAGAAGAAGGAGGGTTAA
- a CDS encoding response regulator transcription factor, with amino-acid sequence MLTKVLLIEDNQSIFEMIQERFISWQMQIIGPPDFQKVMDYFIEEKPQLVIIDIQLPAYDGFHWCREIRTISKVPILFLSSRDHPMDMVMAMQMGADDFIQKPFNMDVLLAKVQAILRRTYDYTEEQPELIRWNSATVDYSKGIVLLDSKSCELTKNELFILRLLLQQVDKVVARDELMRKLWDDERFVNDNTLTVNVNRLRIKLEEIGLKDAIVTKKGLGYMAITL; translated from the coding sequence ATGTTAACCAAGGTACTTTTAATTGAAGATAATCAATCAATTTTTGAAATGATTCAGGAACGCTTTATTAGCTGGCAAATGCAAATCATTGGCCCTCCCGACTTTCAAAAAGTGATGGATTATTTTATCGAAGAAAAACCACAGTTAGTCATTATTGATATACAATTACCCGCATATGATGGATTCCACTGGTGCAGGGAAATTCGTACGATCTCCAAAGTGCCTATCCTATTTTTATCTTCTCGGGATCATCCAATGGATATGGTGATGGCCATGCAGATGGGAGCAGACGACTTTATACAGAAGCCCTTTAATATGGATGTTTTGTTAGCGAAGGTACAAGCTATTTTACGACGCACATATGATTATACTGAAGAACAACCAGAGCTCATTCGATGGAATAGTGCAACGGTAGACTATAGTAAAGGGATTGTCCTGTTAGACAGTAAATCATGTGAGCTGACGAAAAATGAGCTCTTTATACTAAGATTGCTTTTACAACAGGTAGATAAAGTTGTTGCAAGGGATGAATTGATGCGCAAACTTTGGGATGATGAGCGCTTCGTTAACGATAACACGTTAACGGTCAATGTAAATCGTTTACGTATCAAACTTGAAGAGATAGGTTTAAAGGATGCTATTGTAACGAAAAAGGGCCTTGGTTATATGGCCATTACATTATAG
- the rplW gene encoding 50S ribosomal protein L23: MEARDILKRPVITERSSELMAEKKYTFEVDVRANKTQVKDAVQEIFGVTVDKVNIMNYKGKFKRVGKFGGYTNKRRKAIVKLTADSKEIEIFDI, encoded by the coding sequence ATGGAAGCACGTGATATTCTAAAACGTCCGGTCATTACTGAGCGTTCTTCTGAGCTTATGGCTGAGAAAAAATACACTTTTGAAGTTGATGTTCGCGCTAACAAAACTCAAGTTAAAGATGCTGTACAAGAAATCTTTGGCGTAACAGTTGATAAAGTTAACATCATGAACTACAAAGGTAAATTTAAACGTGTTGGTAAATTCGGCGGATACACTAACAAACGTCGTAAAGCAATCGTTAAATTAACTGCTGATAGCAAAGAAATCGAAATTTTTGATATCTAA
- the rplD gene encoding 50S ribosomal protein L4 — protein sequence MTKVSVLSQTGASVGEIELNDLVFGIEPNEAVLFDAVVAQRASLRQGNHKVKNRSEVAGGGRKPWRQKGTGRARQGSIRSPQWRGGGTVFGPTPRSYSYKLPKKVRRLALKSALSAKVGEQNLLVLDALQLAAPKTKDFKAILGNLNIEKKALFVTAELDENVALSARNIPGVTVLTASGINVLDLLGHEKVVFTKAAVEKVEEVLG from the coding sequence ATGACAAAAGTATCTGTACTTAGTCAAACAGGCGCTTCTGTAGGTGAAATCGAATTAAACGATTTAGTATTCGGTATTGAGCCAAATGAAGCAGTATTATTCGACGCAGTAGTAGCACAACGCGCTTCTCTACGTCAAGGTAATCATAAAGTTAAAAACCGTTCTGAAGTTGCTGGTGGTGGACGTAAACCATGGCGCCAAAAAGGAACTGGTCGTGCTCGTCAAGGTTCTATCCGCTCTCCACAATGGCGTGGCGGTGGTACTGTATTCGGTCCAACTCCACGTAGCTACAGCTACAAATTACCGAAAAAAGTTCGTCGTTTAGCTCTTAAATCAGCTTTATCAGCTAAAGTTGGAGAACAAAACTTATTAGTTCTTGATGCATTGCAATTAGCTGCACCAAAAACAAAAGATTTCAAAGCGATTTTAGGTAACCTAAACATCGAAAAGAAAGCTTTATTCGTTACAGCTGAATTAGATGAAAACGTAGCATTATCTGCTCGTAACATCCCTGGCGTAACTGTTTTAACGGCTTCTGGAATCAACGTTCTTGATCTTTTAGGTCACGAAAAAGTTGTATTCACAAAAGCTGCTGTAGAAAAAGTTGAGGAGGTGCTTGGATAA
- the rpsC gene encoding 30S ribosomal protein S3 — translation MGQKVHPIGLRVGIIRDWESKWYAEKDYATLLHEDIKVRKYIESALKEASVSKVEIERAANRVNITIHTAKPGMVIGKGGTEVENLRKYLNDLTGKRVHINIVEIKRADLDARLVAENIARQLENRVSFRRAQKQAIQRTIRAGAKGIKTQVSGRLGGADIARAEHYSEGTVPLHTLRADIDYAHAEADTTYGKLGVKVWIYRGEVLPTKKNSVEGGK, via the coding sequence GTGGGTCAAAAAGTACATCCAATAGGACTACGAGTTGGTATTATTCGTGACTGGGAGTCAAAATGGTACGCTGAGAAGGACTATGCGACTTTATTACACGAAGATATCAAAGTTCGTAAATATATCGAATCTGCTTTAAAAGAAGCTTCAGTTTCTAAAGTAGAAATCGAACGCGCTGCAAACCGCGTAAACATTACAATTCACACTGCGAAACCAGGTATGGTAATCGGTAAAGGCGGTACGGAAGTTGAAAACTTACGTAAATACCTTAACGATCTAACTGGTAAACGTGTACACATTAACATCGTAGAAATCAAAAGAGCTGATCTTGATGCTCGTTTAGTAGCAGAAAACATCGCTCGTCAACTTGAGAACCGCGTATCATTCCGCCGTGCTCAAAAACAAGCAATCCAACGCACAATCCGTGCTGGTGCTAAAGGAATTAAAACACAAGTATCTGGTCGTTTAGGTGGCGCTGACATCGCGCGTGCTGAACATTACAGTGAAGGAACTGTTCCACTTCATACTCTTCGTGCAGACATCGACTATGCTCACGCAGAAGCTGACACTACTTATGGTAAATTAGGCGTTAAAGTATGGATCTATCGTGGTGAAGTCCTTCCAACGAAGAAGAACTCTGTGGAAGGAGGCAAATAA
- a CDS encoding ABC transporter ATP-binding protein has product MSVLVGRKIRKIYGKKSTAQEVLKGIDIEVSKGEFVGIMGPSGSGKTTLLNVLCSIDHPTEGVVEINGQSLNGMKEKELARFRREQLGFIFQDYNLLDTLTMKENILLPFSISKLPRAVAESRLKEIVGLLGIEDILNKYPNEASGGQKQRTSAARALITNPALVFADEPTGALDSKSATALLTNLEKINQQKSVTIMMVTHDSVAASFCSRVLFLKDGAIYTELYRGDKTRQQFFQQIMSTQSVLGGDGYDA; this is encoded by the coding sequence GTGTCGGTTTTAGTTGGTAGAAAGATAAGAAAAATATATGGAAAAAAATCAACAGCACAAGAGGTACTAAAAGGTATTGATATAGAAGTAAGTAAAGGTGAATTTGTTGGAATCATGGGGCCATCTGGATCAGGTAAAACAACTCTATTAAATGTATTATGCTCGATTGATCACCCAACAGAAGGCGTGGTAGAAATCAATGGCCAAAGCTTGAATGGGATGAAAGAAAAGGAACTTGCTCGATTTAGACGTGAACAGCTAGGGTTCATCTTCCAAGATTATAATCTACTCGATACGTTAACAATGAAAGAGAACATTTTACTACCATTTTCTATTAGTAAGCTGCCAAGAGCAGTTGCGGAAAGTCGGTTGAAGGAGATTGTCGGTTTACTAGGAATTGAAGATATCCTAAATAAATATCCAAATGAAGCGTCAGGGGGACAGAAGCAAAGAACTTCAGCTGCGCGTGCCTTAATAACAAACCCTGCCTTAGTGTTCGCCGACGAGCCTACAGGTGCCCTGGATTCAAAATCGGCGACAGCATTATTAACGAATTTAGAAAAAATAAATCAACAAAAATCAGTTACAATCATGATGGTAACACATGACTCGGTTGCTGCAAGTTTCTGTTCACGGGTGCTATTTTTAAAGGATGGTGCAATCTACACTGAACTTTATAGAGGCGATAAAACTAGACAACAATTTTTCCAACAAATTATGAGTACGCAAAGTGTACTAGGTGGTGATGGTTATGACGCTTAG
- the rpsS gene encoding 30S ribosomal protein S19: protein MGRSLKKGPFVDDHLMTKVEAQEGSEKKQVIKTWSRRSTIFPNFIGLTIAVYDGRKHVPVYVTEDMVGHKLGEFAPTRTYKGHGADDKKTRR, encoded by the coding sequence ATGGGTCGCAGCTTGAAAAAAGGACCTTTTGTGGATGATCACTTAATGACAAAAGTTGAAGCACAAGAAGGTTCAGAGAAAAAACAAGTTATTAAAACTTGGTCACGCCGTTCTACTATCTTCCCGAACTTCATCGGTTTAACAATCGCTGTATATGATGGACGTAAACACGTTCCTGTATATGTGACAGAAGATATGGTAGGTCACAAACTAGGCGAATTCGCACCAACACGTACTTATAAAGGTCATGGTGCAGATGACAAGAAAACAAGACGCTAA
- a CDS encoding sensor histidine kinase, translating to MFFLLFLKERWAWITFIFILLLFINILFFLDAGFSGISVSYFNIITLMLVLFFLIWRYIKETQGLAHFLGNLSNPIEFLYSENTSLTPFQRKYFEELLNVIEQKENLLNQSRVQLLEDTEAQLAWVHEMKAPLTAMKLMIEQVEDLKLRSRLENEWMRTHLLLDQQLHHTRLASIEKDNRLEKVALKSVVFKEIREFQSWCMDKGIGFQIDVLVQETISDKKWLSFIVRQILSNAIKYSRENSEINIYTEIDDAGHLLLHFKDFGIGIRPEDLPRIFQKSYTGTIGRESVQSTGMGLYLAQKACESLGIAILVNSELNKGSVFTLKLPLQNEYQNSFGR from the coding sequence ATGTTTTTTCTATTGTTTTTAAAAGAGCGTTGGGCATGGATAACTTTTATCTTCATTTTACTCTTATTTATTAATATACTATTCTTTTTAGATGCGGGTTTCTCTGGGATATCGGTTAGTTATTTTAATATAATCACGCTAATGTTGGTACTATTCTTCTTAATTTGGCGGTACATTAAAGAAACTCAAGGGTTAGCTCATTTCCTGGGAAATTTGTCGAATCCAATAGAGTTCTTATATTCAGAAAACACTTCTCTTACACCTTTTCAACGGAAATATTTTGAGGAGCTCCTAAATGTTATTGAACAAAAAGAAAATCTATTGAATCAATCTAGAGTACAGCTACTGGAGGATACGGAAGCTCAACTCGCCTGGGTACATGAAATGAAAGCACCACTTACAGCGATGAAGCTGATGATCGAGCAGGTAGAGGATCTCAAGCTTCGCTCTAGGCTTGAGAATGAATGGATGAGAACACATTTGTTATTGGATCAACAATTACATCACACAAGGTTAGCTTCGATTGAAAAGGATAATCGTTTAGAGAAAGTTGCCTTGAAATCTGTCGTCTTCAAAGAAATACGCGAATTTCAGTCATGGTGTATGGATAAAGGGATTGGTTTTCAGATAGACGTGTTAGTGCAGGAGACTATTTCAGACAAGAAATGGCTATCCTTTATCGTACGTCAAATTCTTTCAAATGCTATAAAATATAGCCGAGAAAACAGTGAAATCAATATATACACGGAAATAGACGATGCAGGTCACTTGCTTCTGCACTTTAAAGACTTTGGAATCGGTATACGCCCTGAAGATTTACCTCGAATCTTCCAAAAGTCATACACTGGGACAATAGGGCGTGAATCTGTACAATCAACGGGGATGGGTCTTTATTTAGCACAAAAGGCTTGTGAAAGTCTTGGAATTGCGATATTAGTTAATTCCGAGTTAAATAAAGGGTCAGTTTTCACATTAAAACTCCCATTACAAAATGAATATCAAAATAGTTTCGGTAGATGA
- the rpsJ gene encoding 30S ribosomal protein S10: protein MAKQKIRIRLKAYDHRVLDQSAEKIVETAKRSGASVSGPIPLPTEKSVYTILRAVHKYKDSREQFEMRTHKRLIDIINPTPQTVDALMKLDLPSGVDIEIKL from the coding sequence ATGGCAAAACAAAAGATTCGTATCCGTTTAAAAGCGTATGATCACCGTGTTTTAGATCAATCTGCTGAGAAAATTGTGGAAACTGCTAAACGTTCAGGTGCTAGTGTATCAGGTCCGATTCCGTTACCAACTGAAAAATCTGTGTACACAATTCTTCGTGCGGTTCACAAGTACAAAGATTCTCGTGAACAATTCGAAATGCGTACGCATAAACGTTTAATCGACATCATTAACCCAACACCACAAACTGTTGATGCGTTAATGAAACTTGATTTACCATCTGGCGTTGATATTGAAATCAAACTTTAA
- the rplB gene encoding 50S ribosomal protein L2, translated as MAIKKYKPTSNGRRNMTSSDFAEITTNKPEKSLLEPIKRKAGRNNQGKITVRHHGGGHKKQYRVIDFKRTKDGIPARVATIEYDPNRSANIALINYADGEKRYILAPKGLEVGQTIVSGPDADIKVGNALPLANIPMGTTIHNIELKPGKGGQLVRSAGTSAQVLGREGKYVIVRLQSGEVRLILATCRATIGQVGNEQHELIHIGKAGRSRWLGKRPTVRGSVMNPNDHPHGGGEGRSPIGRKSPMTPWGKPALGYKTRKKKNKTSKFIIRSRKK; from the coding sequence ATGGCGATTAAAAAGTATAAACCAACCTCAAATGGACGTCGTAATATGACTTCATCTGATTTTGCGGAAATCACAACTAATAAGCCTGAAAAGTCATTATTAGAACCAATTAAACGCAAAGCTGGTCGTAATAACCAAGGTAAAATTACTGTTCGTCATCATGGTGGTGGTCATAAGAAGCAATACCGCGTAATCGACTTCAAACGTACTAAAGACGGAATTCCTGCACGCGTAGCTACTATTGAATATGATCCAAACCGCTCTGCGAATATCGCATTAATTAATTATGCTGACGGTGAAAAACGTTACATCTTAGCACCTAAAGGATTAGAAGTTGGTCAAACAATCGTTTCTGGTCCAGATGCTGACATTAAAGTAGGTAACGCTTTACCATTAGCAAACATCCCAATGGGTACAACAATCCATAACATCGAGTTAAAACCTGGTAAAGGCGGACAATTAGTACGTTCTGCTGGTACTTCTGCGCAAGTACTTGGTCGTGAAGGTAAATATGTAATCGTTCGTTTACAATCTGGTGAAGTTCGCTTAATATTAGCAACTTGCCGCGCAACAATCGGTCAAGTTGGTAACGAGCAACACGAACTTATCCACATTGGTAAAGCTGGTCGTTCTCGTTGGTTAGGTAAACGTCCAACAGTTCGTGGTTCTGTAATGAACCCTAATGATCACCCACACGGTGGTGGTGAAGGACGTTCTCCAATCGGACGTAAATCACCAATGACACCATGGGGTAAACCAGCTCTTGGTTACAAAACTCGTAAAAAGAAAAACAAAACTAGTAAGTTTATCATTCGTTCTCGTAAAAAATAA
- the rpsQ gene encoding 30S ribosomal protein S17, whose protein sequence is MTERNQRKVYTGRVVSDKMDKTVTVLVETYKKHKLYGKRVKYSKKFKAHDELNEAKIGDIVRIMETRPLSATKRFRLVEVVEKAVII, encoded by the coding sequence ATGACTGAGCGTAATCAACGCAAAGTTTACACGGGCCGTGTAGTTTCAGATAAAATGGACAAAACAGTTACTGTTCTTGTTGAAACTTATAAGAAACATAAATTATATGGTAAACGTGTAAAGTACTCTAAAAAATTTAAGGCTCATGATGAGTTGAACGAAGCGAAAATCGGTGATATCGTACGTATCATGGAAACTCGTCCGTTATCAGCTACAAAACGTTTCCGTCTAGTGGAAGTCGTAGAAAAAGCTGTTATTATTTAA
- the rplP gene encoding 50S ribosomal protein L16, with product MLLPKRVKYRREHRGNMRGEAKGGKEVSFGEWGLQATTASWITNRQIESARIAMTRYMKRGGKVWIKIFPHKPYTKKPLEVRMGSGKGSPEGWVAVVKPGKVMFEVAGVSEEIAREALRLASHKLPVKCKIVKRQETGGESNES from the coding sequence ATGTTATTACCAAAACGCGTAAAATATCGTCGTGAACACCGTGGAAACATGCGTGGTGAAGCGAAAGGCGGTAAAGAAGTATCTTTCGGCGAATGGGGCTTACAAGCAACTACAGCTAGCTGGATCACTAACCGTCAAATCGAATCTGCCCGTATTGCAATGACACGTTACATGAAACGTGGCGGTAAAGTTTGGATTAAAATTTTCCCACATAAACCTTACACTAAAAAGCCTCTAGAGGTTCGAATGGGTTCCGGTAAAGGTTCTCCAGAAGGTTGGGTAGCAGTAGTAAAACCAGGAAAAGTTATGTTTGAAGTTGCTGGTGTATCTGAAGAGATCGCACGTGAAGCACTTCGTTTAGCATCACACAAACTTCCTGTTAAATGTAAAATTGTTAAACGTCAAGAAACTGGTGGTGAATCTAATGAAAGCTAA
- the rplC gene encoding 50S ribosomal protein L3, whose amino-acid sequence MAKGILGRKVGMTQVFAENGDLIPVTVIEATPNVVLQKKTVETDGYEAIQVGFEDKRVKLSNKPEQGHVAKANTAPKRFIREFRNVSVEEYEVGQEVKVEIFAEGDVVDVTGVTKGKGFQGVIKRHGQSRGPMAHGSRYHRRPGSMGPVAPNRVFKQKNLPGQMGGNVVTIQNIEIVKVDAERNLLLVKGNVPGSRKALVTVKTAVKSK is encoded by the coding sequence ATGGCTAAAGGAATCTTAGGTAGAAAAGTTGGTATGACACAAGTTTTCGCTGAGAATGGTGATTTAATCCCTGTAACAGTTATCGAAGCTACTCCAAACGTAGTTCTTCAAAAGAAAACTGTTGAAACAGACGGTTACGAAGCAATTCAAGTTGGTTTCGAAGACAAGCGCGTAAAGCTTTCTAACAAACCAGAACAAGGTCACGTAGCAAAAGCGAATACTGCTCCTAAGCGCTTCATTCGTGAATTCCGCAACGTAAGTGTGGAAGAGTACGAGGTTGGTCAAGAAGTCAAAGTAGAAATTTTCGCAGAAGGCGATGTAGTAGATGTAACAGGTGTTACTAAAGGTAAAGGTTTCCAGGGTGTTATTAAACGCCACGGACAATCTCGTGGTCCTATGGCCCACGGTTCTCGTTACCACCGTCGTCCTGGTTCAATGGGTCCAGTTGCTCCGAACCGCGTATTCAAACAAAAGAATTTACCTGGTCAAATGGGTGGAAATGTAGTTACAATCCAAAACATCGAAATCGTAAAAGTAGATGCTGAGCGTAACTTACTACTTGTTAAAGGTAATGTTCCTGGTTCTCGTAAAGCATTAGTTACAGTGAAAACTGCTGTAAAATCTAAATAA
- the rpmC gene encoding 50S ribosomal protein L29, translating into MKANEIRDLATSEIELKVKSLKEELFNLRFQLATGQLENTARIREVRKAIARMKTVIREREISANN; encoded by the coding sequence ATGAAAGCTAATGAAATCCGTGACCTTGCCACTTCTGAAATTGAATTAAAAGTGAAATCACTGAAAGAAGAGCTTTTCAACCTTCGCTTCCAATTGGCGACTGGGCAATTAGAAAACACAGCTCGCATCCGCGAAGTTCGTAAAGCAATTGCGCGCATGAAAACTGTGATTCGTGAAAGAGAAATCAGTGCAAATAACTGA